In Corylus avellana chromosome ca2, CavTom2PMs-1.0, the following proteins share a genomic window:
- the LOC132169347 gene encoding uncharacterized protein LOC132169347: MAPQSLKELAADFTKLDHFDGTSFKRWQKKMHFLLAGIRVAYVLTTPKPVARENETIVETRAIVKWEQDDYICKGHICNTMVDSLFDIYQSKLTAKDVWDALEAKYLLEDATSKKFLASKFMNYRMIDDRPIVEQFNEILHILSQFSQHNMKMDEEIAVSSIIDKLPSSWKDQKKF, encoded by the coding sequence ATGGCACCACAATCCTTGAAAGAACTTGCTGCTGATTTCACCAAACTCGACCACTTTGATGGAACATCATTCAAGAGATGGCAGAAGAAAATGCATTTCCTTCTTGCTGGAATTAGAGTGGCTTACGTGCTAACAACTCCGAAGCCTGTAGCACGTGAGAATGAGACGATTGTTGAGACTCGGGCAATCGTGAAGTGGGAGCAAGATGACTATATTTGCAAAGGCCACATCTGCAACACTATGGTGGATTCTCTATTCGACATCTACCAAAGCAAGTTGACTGCCAAAGACGTCTGGGATGCACTCGAGGCTAAGTATCTTTTGGAAGATGCTACAAGTAAGAAGTTTTTGGCTTCTAAATTCATGAATTATAGAATGATAGATGATAGGCCTATTGTTGAACAATTTAATGAGATTCTGCATATTTTGAGTCAATTTAGTCAGCATAACATGAAGATGGATGAGGAAATTGCTGTCTCATCCATCATTGACAAACTTCCTTCTTCCTGGAAAGatcaaaagaaattttga